In the genome of Roseimicrobium gellanilyticum, one region contains:
- a CDS encoding AraC family transcriptional regulator: MGSMQQFRMLFEHLPDTDFFAKDTEGRFVAIGEGMLRRIGATREEELLGVSDSTIHPPYVARAIRQDDLHVMQTRQPIIDRVEALYARTRAKDWFVTTKLPILDAHGEVIGVMGFVRPYHGGSGGGEDDEQLQKVVDHIHLHFRERLAVADLAQIAHLSERQLNRRFQKTYRMSTQEFIVRTRIQAASDELLATESSIAEVALNHGFYDQSAFTRQFRQHTGETPRTFRSRRRKTQRK; the protein is encoded by the coding sequence ATGGGATCGATGCAGCAGTTCCGCATGCTGTTCGAACATCTGCCGGACACGGATTTCTTTGCCAAGGACACGGAAGGACGATTCGTCGCCATCGGTGAGGGCATGCTTCGCCGCATTGGAGCCACGCGGGAGGAGGAGTTGCTTGGGGTGAGCGACTCGACGATCCATCCGCCGTATGTCGCGCGGGCCATCCGGCAGGATGACCTGCATGTCATGCAGACCCGCCAGCCCATCATTGATCGGGTGGAGGCACTCTATGCACGCACCCGGGCCAAGGACTGGTTTGTCACCACGAAACTGCCCATCCTGGACGCCCATGGCGAGGTGATTGGAGTCATGGGCTTTGTCCGCCCGTATCACGGAGGCTCGGGAGGTGGCGAAGATGACGAGCAACTGCAGAAGGTGGTGGACCACATTCATCTCCACTTTCGGGAGCGCCTCGCCGTGGCGGATCTCGCCCAAATCGCCCACCTCTCCGAGCGGCAACTCAACCGGCGCTTCCAGAAGACGTATCGCATGAGCACCCAGGAGTTCATCGTGCGCACGCGCATCCAGGCAGCGAGTGATGAACTCCTGGCCACGGAAAGCTCAATTGCGGAGGTCGCGCTGAATCATGGGTTCTACGACCAGAGCGCCTTCACGCGCCAGTTCCGCCAGCACACGGGCGAGACACCACGGACCTTCCGCAGCCGCCGCCGGAAGACGCAGAGGAAATGA